In Glycine max cultivar Williams 82 chromosome 4, Glycine_max_v4.0, whole genome shotgun sequence, the genomic stretch CTATTCCCTCTCCGTCCAAATACTCCTTTGGCCCCTTTttcacctaaaaataaaataccacTCTTCCTTTggcaaaaaaccaaaaattacCACCCCTTTTTCACCTAAAAAGAAAACCATGTacactcatctctttctctcACCCGatattcttctttcttctctatttgTGTGGACTGCGCACTCTTCTCTCATCTGTGATTCTGTTTCCAGCACACACACAGCATCTGTTTGATTATGTTTACATCATACGCATACCTTTATTCTACACCATCATAAAAATGATTTCAACCCCAATACCAAACTCTTATGCACCTGTGCCTCTTAAGAATGCTGCTGAAAATAGGAGTGATATAGTTTGGAAGCATTGCATTTCAGTTGGTGGGGATGCTAGAAAACTTCAATGCAAATTATACTGTCTTTTTGCTTATCATGTTGAATTGAAGTTCATTATGCATTTCAAGTgtgatataataatttatgctaCTTTATATATATGCCCACATATATGATTATATGTGCATATATATGAATTCATAAATTTTGTAGGATCTTATGATCCGTGTTACGATCTCCCGATTTACAACCCATACTCCCCTTCCCAATCTTGAGTAAGATCTCAATTTTGACTACCATGGTGTGTATAGTTTATATCTTTGcaatatgtctgaatttgatataGTGAGTTGGTTATTCAACATCATAGCTTAATCCTAAAACATGCAACCCCTCCCAAATGCCTTAAATTCTGTGTGTAACTTCATGCAGTCATCGATGATCATTTTGTACTTaatttttctgcattttctatGCTTGTTTTGCCCATACCCTcccaaaacaaagaaatatCCCCAGAGAAAACGACCTTTTAAAACCTCATACAAGATCCATGACCCATACCTAAAGAAACCAGTTGTAGTATGTTATCCTGTCTCGAAGAAACATAGCATTGATTTGAAAGAGATACATAGCCAATGATGCACATGGGTTGCAGTGATTGCTTGGATGGCATCCTTTCACTggactcctttatttatttattttttcttctttttcttgggGGCAGGGcaatgaaaagaacaaaaataagatttatgCCTGTCTGTGCGTGTGTGTGCATTCATATGACAGGCAAGGGTTCTACATTGGGACAATTGAGTCAAATCTCAAATGACATATAGACCTTCTGATTATCTATAGAATTCTTGAATTCTTCTCTACAATTGAATGCCTGAACTCTTTGAATTTAAAGTTCTTTCTTTACATTTCTCTCTTAGCAAACAGTGTTATCAATGGCGGAACTCTGGAAGGCCAAAATTCTCCCATATAAACAGGCCATTGCAGCCTATGGCACTGCCATAGTGGGcctcccttcacaaattgcctatggTGGTTGACAAAAAAACCGCCATGCCAGTCTGCCATGGCGGCCTTAGCGCCGCCATTTATCAACATTGttagcaaatgagaaaaatgttaTCTCCTGCAATATTTATTCTCATCATCAGAAAACATTCTGATGGGTTCAAAAGATTTAATTTCGTGGCAGTGGATCCAAATGAGGGGTGTAGAGTACTAGAGAGTTCTTCTTGGGGAGAGTTGGGTATCTGTGAAGATCATGCTATTCAGGAACCATATGAAGGCATGGAATTTGAATCTGAAGATGCTGCTAAGCTATTCTATGATGAATATGCCCGGCGATTAGGATTTGTCATGCGTGTGATGTCTTGTCGACGCTCAGAAAGGGATGGTAGGATTCTTGCCCGCAGACTTGGATGTAATAAAGAGGGTTATTGTGTCAGCATCCGAGGTAAATTTGCGTCAGTTCGTAAACCTAGGGCAAGCACAAGGGAAGGTTGTAAGGCAATGATTCATATCAAATATGATAAG encodes the following:
- the LOC100787741 gene encoding protein FAR1-RELATED SEQUENCE 2 isoform X2 — protein: MRKMLSPAIFILIIRKHSDGFKRFNFVAVDPNEGCRVLESSSWGELGICEDHAIQEPYEGMEFESEDAAKLFYDEYARRLGFVMRVMSCRRSERDGRILARRLGCNKEGYCVSIRGKFASVRKPRASTREGCKAMIHIKYDKSGKWVITKFVKDHNHPLVVSPREARQTMDEKDKKIQELTAELRLKKRLCATYQEQLTSFMKIVEEHNEKLSAKIHHVVNNLKEFESIEELLHQT